A genomic segment from Anaerobacillus sp. CMMVII encodes:
- a CDS encoding F0F1 ATP synthase subunit delta, whose product MKQDHVAKRYAIAVFELAKEQNAVAQITEELKVVSEVVESTNLFDTFFKHPKVSIDQKKDLVKASFQGKISDTLLNTLFLLIDKKREGILFKMVEEFLKLTNEEQGVAEAKVYTAKPLTDVEKIGFEATFSKISGKGKLTINNIVDPELIGGFKVRIGDRIYDGSVLSQLRRIERRMIRGNVSR is encoded by the coding sequence ATGAAACAAGACCACGTTGCAAAACGTTATGCGATAGCTGTATTTGAACTTGCAAAAGAACAAAATGCAGTCGCTCAAATAACAGAAGAATTAAAGGTTGTTAGTGAAGTCGTAGAAAGTACAAATCTATTTGATACGTTCTTTAAACATCCTAAAGTATCAATTGACCAGAAGAAAGATCTTGTCAAAGCAAGCTTTCAAGGGAAAATCAGTGATACATTGTTAAATACATTATTCCTACTCATAGATAAGAAGCGTGAGGGGATTCTTTTTAAAATGGTAGAAGAATTTCTAAAGCTTACAAACGAAGAGCAAGGTGTTGCAGAAGCGAAAGTTTATACTGCAAAACCATTGACAGATGTTGAAAAAATTGGCTTTGAAGCAACTTTTTCAAAGATATCTGGAAAAGGTAAGTTAACCATTAATAATATCGTTGATCCTGAGTTAATCGGCGGCTTCAAAGTCCGCATTGGTGATCGCATATATGATGGAAGCGTTTTAAGCCAGCTTAGACGTATTGAGCGTCGTATGATTCGAGGAAACGTTAGTAGATAG
- the atpF gene encoding F0F1 ATP synthase subunit B, with protein MFENIQWVNAGYQLIVFLILLVLLKKFAFGPIIGMMQKREEHIANQITSAEKNREEAEKYLAEQREEIQKARTEAQSIIANAKKISEQQTEEMVKSAKVEAERMKESALAEIKREKEQAVSALREQVASLSVLVATKVIEKELDEKAQSKLIEDYLKEVGENL; from the coding sequence TTGTTTGAAAATATTCAATGGGTAAATGCAGGATATCAGTTAATCGTATTCCTTATTCTCCTTGTATTACTGAAAAAATTCGCTTTTGGACCGATTATCGGGATGATGCAAAAGCGTGAGGAGCATATTGCAAATCAAATTACTTCTGCAGAAAAAAATCGTGAAGAAGCAGAAAAATACTTAGCAGAGCAACGCGAAGAAATTCAAAAAGCTCGTACAGAAGCACAAAGTATTATTGCTAACGCGAAGAAAATTTCTGAGCAACAAACAGAAGAAATGGTGAAATCAGCGAAAGTAGAAGCTGAGAGAATGAAGGAATCTGCACTAGCAGAAATCAAGAGAGAAAAAGAGCAAGCTGTCTCAGCATTACGTGAGCAAGTGGCGTCTCTATCTGTCTTAGTAGCAACTAAAGTGATCGAAAAGGAACTTGACGAAAAAGCTCAATCGAAGCTAATCGAAGACTACCTTAAAGAAGTAGGCGAAAACCTATGA